One Dunckerocampus dactyliophorus isolate RoL2022-P2 chromosome 15, RoL_Ddac_1.1, whole genome shotgun sequence genomic window, GCATGCATAAAAGTCAATTGTTCTTCACCTCAAGTTaagcacaaatacaaaaaaaaaacgaacctTATTGGCGTAACCATACCAGTGATGTGACAAACCTTTTGTTGACGTGGTTCTACAAGTGACAGGAGATAATTTTTAaatttcacattaaaaatagaatgttttattcttaaaaaaaaaaaaaaaaaagacttccccacctccccacccccacatgCCTTGTAGGTTTCCTGCCAGcaccaaaataataacattagtCTTTAGCCTTCCAGCACAACATCCACTATTTACATTtcttacataaaaaaataagaccacACAAAGCATAGAATAAGTCCAAGGATTCATCTTCAAACAGATGCTGTGTTTGGTTGTGAGGGAAAAAATGAAATTCTAGCAATTAGTTCCAAGCAGTCAGCTGCTATATTTATGCACTCTATGTATGGTTTATCACTACGTAGCATCTTTTACTCTACAGGAGTAGACTGTCTATGTGTGGGTTGTTTGAGTGAATGAACAAATGGCAGCAAACGTTAGGGCACTGCTTCAAGAtgatttgcaactttctttggttaaAAACAAACTTATCATTAGGCTCCCTGGACTGTGTGACTTGACAATAACGGCTGCCATCGAACAATGAAATACTTACACTTTAcatctgtatttattttatagtgTAGATACTagcggtgtcacgagacactccgttcacgagacgagacggtaCGCAAGATCGGGTCTACGAGGACGAGACGAGATCTTAACTTTACTTGTGAGaaatgtacaatgaaaaatataaaaaatatatgacaatattttgCAATCTATATCATTTTTACAATGTTTCTACTTctgccctctgtgtgtgtgcctccacccaccgagacaaagagactctaTGAGTGACAACAGTGCTCACGCCGTTCAGGCCGTTGTTCTGTTGAATAAAAGCGCcaatgtgctgaaaccaatgcacagagtgaactttcttcctgcctgtttggaggcgggaaaaaggaaaacagacacacatgccaatagaaatatattgaggctggcaaaatcattagttcattttcatttatgtgattaattaatgattaattgtgtgattaataaattcatttattatcgtcccaggctgagtgcccacgagacaacaaatcttgtcacgttttaatctcgcaagatcttgtgacacccctagtagatACACAAAACTTTTGATTGGACAGTAAAAGCGATTACATGCATACGGGGAACCGTGGAGAAAAACGCACTTATTCCATTTTATTTGAAGGTAGGACTTACTGTACCGACAGGGGAAAACGTGTACCAACATCCAAActctccaaacacagaaatgatccgaaaccaaaaaaacacacaaacaccataaaacacatgtgACAGAAAAAGGCTGTAATCACATGAAtgctgcaggatcaaaaacaaatgcaaatgaaaaatgctacaaatgcctaaaacacacacaaaccccaaaaCCCCTTCATCATCAACTTcatgaaacaaaatgaaagttagCCAGGCTTCCAGGGGCGCCACACCTGAGGAATCTGTCTTTAAAGACATGAGCAGGatgcccagaagaaagttggtggaatgaaatgtacatttttccttACGTCTTTGTTGGAAGAaaataatattgtaaaatatgaCATCTTTAAAGACGTCTGGCGCCCCAGGCGGCCTGGCTAACATCCGTTTTGCTCCATGAGGGAGAACCAtttctctttcatttttcatttatttttgatccTGCAGCATTTTCTTTTGCATGCGTCTTATGatgtttgtgtgcttttgtttgGGGTCGTTTCTGTGTTTGGTGCCGGTTGGACGTTGTCGGTCACCGTAGAAACTGTAAACCACACATATTTGATTTAAATATGAATCTGCCATGGTCCTATGGTGCTGCCATAATTATCTGCTTCAACTGCCATGTTATATTGTTCACCTCTTGAATTGAGTTACCCTCACTCTTTTATAAAGTGCCGTCTGGAACAAACCATTTGAGGTACGCAGGTTTTAAAACTACTTCACAAGTATGTAGAAGTTCCAGTAACACTGTTAGTAATGGTTAAATTGCAGTCTAGTTGTACTTGTTCTAACCCGGGTATTTTTACACTATTGAGCATGTTCAAGCATTAGCATGTAGTTTGGCATTATTCTatccatcttaaaaaaaaaacaacccaaaaagcCTCTATTCCACTCACAGCTTAGAAAGTTTGTTTCTGCAAAAATAGTGGATCAGTAACGTACATATATATTCACAGTTatgaaatatgacaaaaaagacTGTAACAAAGACGATGTTCATTTCGCCAAAAGGAGAATTAGTTTGTTGTTGACATATTTTGTCTTCTACCATTCTAACAGCAGGTCTTTGTCAATTTAAAGTGCCTTCAGAGTTGTGCAGATGTTCTAAGCCAACTCAACTCGTTGTGGTTGTATTTACAGCAAACAGCAGCAAGGTTTGAAATGCCCAAAGGGTTATTCGCCCCTTCAAAGAGGAGCTTTTTAGGTTACATCACGGCAACCTATCCCTCACTTAGTTGTACAGTGCATTATGAGAAGCCCAGTGGTCCATGACTTTAAATCTGAATATGAACTCTGTGTACTAGGAATGGACTCAGCGTAGGAATTATCAACCAACTCTATCAAAAATCTTGTTTTAGAAAGTATTTAGGAACCCCTGTCAGTATTTCAGAAAACAATATCCGCTTATGTTTCAAACTCTGAGTGTAGAATGATAGACAGTATTCTAATCTAATAAATGTAGTATGGTTAGTCGCTGTGGCTCATCGAGCTGTGTCCGTTCTCTCCTTGCTGGTGACTACATGACGTCGGACTCCACGACGCATTGCTCTGTGTATCCCTTCACTAGCTCCACCTTCAGGGTGTCGCGGCAAAAGTCGACCATTGGCTTCCAGAGGGGCGGGTCCAGGAACATCTGGCACATCACGTGACCCTTCAGGGTGGCAGTGTGGCGCTGCAGGTGGCACAGGAACTGCTGGCGGACCAGGTCCAGGTCTTTGCCGAACATGTCGATGTTCAGGTAATACCTGGTGAAAAACtgtcagtggaataaagtcGAGAATGAGGAGGAAAGAGTGTACACACGTACCAATCATCTCCGATAGGGACCTTGAAAGGGAAAGTGCACAGGCTGCCCACGGTAGGCTTGGAGACATCATCCACCATCCAGTCAATGTCCTTCTTCATCAGGATGGCCATGTTACGGGGCAGAGGTTTGAATGGCTGCCAGTCTTGGATGATGGTGGCGTTTGGAAGGACCTCCCGCATCAGGTCAGTGGTCAAATATAGACGATTAATGGTGCTGTTGTCCAGACGTACGGGAGGCCCATTTGAGAAGAAGGTGGACAGCGGTGGCTGGACATGTCCACCAAGATCAGACAGACGTAACTTGAGGTCTTCAGCTCGGAAACGCACCAGCAAAATGCCCTGTGGGAAGGAACGTTACGGTCGGATCGAAGCCAGACGCACGTCACTTAAATGAGGATGGACCGCACCTGCTTGGTTATGATGCGATACTTCTGGAAGTCCTTGGGCCCAAGTTGGTCGTCACGAGTCAGGCGGCTCACTTTCACCTCGGGATATTTGGATTTGACGAGGTCGGAGCAAAAGCGCAGCAGGACTCCCGCCACGCCTTTCCCTCGTTCCTGGGGGGCCACACGGAGACCCTCGACCAGCATGGTCTCCCCATCGTCAATCACGCACACCGACTCCAAAGCGATCTGTCAGGAAAATAAGAACCAATATGATTCACTTAAAAGACCGTCAATGGTTTAATTTAAGTATCATAAACAAGACGAGGCTACATTGTGGTCGTCTAATTCATTTCCCAGAGTTTTCCAccaatgaatgaaaacacaaacgTACCACTTTTCCTTGTTTGCGTGCCAGTATGACTGTACGGTTGCTTTCCTGCAGCCAACTGGTGTATCTAGTGGGAAGGTAGTCGAGACCTCCATAGATGTCCTGGCTCATAGCCATGATGTCATCAAAGTCCTCCTCAGTGGCCACGGTGAACTGAAGGCCTGCCTGGGACAGAGCCTCCGGCAGCTGGGGTGTGATCAGGCTGGTATCGATCTTCATCATGAAACAACTGATGAGATAGAAAGCGGAGGGACGATTATTGCATTGGAAAGAAAGACACCCTCGCCACTCTCTCTCTGCCTCTGCCTGTCACAATCAGTTCTTCTAACGGCTTCATGGAAATATTCCTTGTGTCACATGTTTCATCGTgagcaaatggaaaaaacagagcAACAGCAGAAAGCCACAACTTTCTAAACATCGGAACCCCAATGCATTCTAATCTGTCAGCTCCAGTATAGCATATCAACACGATTCTCCTATTTTACAGGATAAACAGACGCCAATTGGTTGCCATGCCAACTAATCAACCCGCACATAATTCCAAAATTAAGCAATGGACCCAAACCACTGCGTCACATAAGGTCAAGACGAGACATGGGAAAGAGGAAAGACACAAAAGCAACTCAACACAACCCAAATAAAAgagcaaacaaaccaaaaaaagtgcGAAAAGAAGTGTTTTTAATGAGGTGAGGATACAGTGTGTCGACATCCTGTATTAATGGCATACATTGTAATccaggctttaaaaaaaagcaactaaAAGAACCTATGCGacataacaataaaatgatgtaCAGCGTTACAACAAATAAGAATGCCATCACACATTCAGATAGGTAGGACTGGGTATACAATGGcagcaggaaaaaaatgtgataatgCTCTAGGGATCCCATCATACACATCTGGCTGTGATTAGTatggattactgtattatccaTCCATATTGGCCCATATTtcaattcagagaaaaaagaagaataatGGATCTGACTGACGATACCCAGTGCTAGCTATAAGTAGCATGAGAGAGATGATGAGTTGCAGAACAATACAGTCGTTCGAAGGCATTTCCTAGCCAGTGGTCCACGGGAGCATTCCACTTGaatttgtttgcaataaaatcCATGGCAACCAACACAATCGCATCATCGGGCAGCTTTGCAAACAAGCAAGGTCTCAGTTGCAAGACTGTATGCACGTGGTTGTAAATCAAGAGTCCAGAAGGAGCTGGGTAGAATGGGCTTTTGTCAGAGGACGTTTTATTACTGTAATCTATCACTCTTGTTCCATAGGCTTTCATTCCACCACCATTCAGTTTGGCTCAGGAGTTCAAAAGCATGTAGGAATGCCACTGCAAGAAGGACAAGAGGAGTCGGATGATGCTGACGTGCCTCATCAACAGAACCAGAGTcgggtggggagggggggggggtcatccGAGATGTGGCAGCTGCAAATATCGAGACCTGCAAACTCCCAAcaaagcaaaaagaaagaaccTGCTTGGTTCTGTTTGGGAAGTGTCCATCCATCAGGCTTCTTTTAAAAGGTTGACTCATTCATAGAGTTTGGGAGGAGAAGAAAGAGCATACAGCGCATCCTGAAgggaaaagaaaggagaggccACTCACTACCAGTCACGAGCAATCAAGGCTGGTGTTGTGTTGATGAATTTCTGTCCTCTCAttgaagaagaaacagaagatcTCCATACAAGAAAGAAGGAAGTGGAGGAGGATCTCAATCAGCAAAGATTCTTCTTCGTTCATCAGAGGAGGCCTTCTAGTGTGCTACAAGTGTGCAATCCCTTCTTATGAACAAAGTTGAAGTAGCCGTCGTTAAACTCTTGAAATAAGCGTCAAGCGTTTGTAGAAGATAGCACGGAAATGCTCGTCATGTTCCAATAATCTCTTCCAATAATGTGAGGGCATTTGTAGTGCAAACACTGTCTGCtgcttcccatcatgctttgATGCCTGGCAGTGCCGGTTGGCATTACACTCACACACGTGTCCTTCCTCACGTGTGGCTGCTGATAGAGTACTCCCCAACAAAATACAATCTGGCCCGTTTTCAAAGAGCGCCATTAAATGCGTGAGCAAACATCCGTGAgttgacaaaacacacaaaaatgcaccGCGCCAGATGACCATTTCGTTGAATTGACAAAGTCATGCGGAAAAAAAGGTTAGCCCCAAATCCTTGTGCGTGTTGCTCACACCGGCTAAAATGAGTTACAGGCTGTAGTCACAAATTACTGTCATTTCACATCATTTGTCCTCAACAATGGTACAGAAAAGTCATGTAAACTGTCATTTCTTGTTAAACGTCGTCTATGAGATGTGTTACAGGTCAATTAGTAGCCACTGAATCTAGCACACAACGTGAACATGATACTTTTTCACCATAACACACCAAATGATTTTTGTTTTGAGTACGCTGCCAGCTTTGAGCATTTTGCCTGGTGAGCACCTCAAAAGTACAAAACTCAAAAGAACACACCATGTCTTGGGCAGATTATCCTGGCGGTAAGGTGCTGAGAACATGGACACCAAAATGAGTCATGTCTCCGGAGGGGGAGGGGCATCCTGGGATCGGCTCTTGTGGCTTGACGCCCGAAGGCTGCAGGCTGATGCTAACACATAAGCATAGCGCCACAGAAGGCTCCatgtcattttttcccccacacgTGATCCTATACATGAAACAAACCATTGACACAAAGGTACCACAGAATGATTAGTTGGTAGATCTCTGTGCTTTTTGCcattaaaatacaaatcaaaGTGTGCAAAGATGACTGCAGCGACCTTCATGGATAGCGACACATGGGACTCTGTAGCGAGGCATTATTCAGACGGGGGTCAGGGAAAATTTCACCTTCTGATTTAGTGATGTTAAAAGATGGCCGCCCTTCCTTTGGTGGGTGCTTGTGACTAATACATTCCTACGAGGACGCCTTTCAAACAATGTAGGGCTTGTTCATACAGTGGAGCCCGCTTATCTCAACACCCCTCACactggctgactgacgtcgACATAAGCAGTTGTCGACCGAAACCGAACCTAACCATGGCTTTAGCTGTGACTTTGGTCAAAGATATAAGAGAATATCTAACTGCTAAATTTCGTTGTATGTCTGGAATACAATGACGATACAGCTTTCGTAAATGAGCAAATTTTTCTTCCAGTTGCtgataatctaaaaaaaatgtaaatgggtcTAGAATCCAGGTTAACACCGCCATGCTTTTTTTGAaatcttactttgcactgaacaggatgTCACTGTGTGCTGTGGACTGTGTAACTAGAGCGTAgtcctgttgttgttgtcatttcactCTGCTTGGCAACAATGAGGATCATACAGtaccagaggtgggagaaagtctgTGTTTTGCAaatctcaagtaagtctcaagtctttaatcccaaGTCTCGAGTCGATTCTTGAGTGAAGCCTCAAGTAAACGCACGCCAGTCCAAGTCTCatgtcaagacaagacagatcGAGTCAAATCCAAAGTTATAGTCTTAAAattttcgagtccttacaagtcataagcgctttttagtaaataaaatgccattttaatgtattcaatttgacaaataccatccagtcatccattttcgataccgCTTGTCCACACAAGGgttgagggtatgctggagcctatcccagctgtcttcaggcgagaagcggggtacacctcagactggtcaccagccaatcacagatcacatatagacaaccattcacactcacattcacatctatggacaatgtagagtcagCTTGACCAATACGATGAGTGCATTTTGGATTGTAAGGATTTAGTCAATGCAAGCCAGTACAACAACAAATGAACTTCTGAAGATGTTCAAGATATATCAATTTTACCtaattcattttgtgtttatgtgtgcgtgtgcgtgtgcgcgcgcatgtgtgcatgtggttGAAAATGAGTAAAGCAACATGCAGTACAAGACGTGAGAGGATTTGTTCACGTGCACGCGACGAAGAAAATGGTCTTCATTCAGTGTTTACGTTAACTCTTATGGACATTTATTTGAAACTCAAATAAGACCAGTTTGACAGAACTTcataaacagaaaaacagtACAGTCATTTTAACTcacctaatgtgtgtgtgtgtgtgtgtgcgtgtataggTGTGTGACTGGATATTGaagtgttgtgtgtttgtttgtaagTGAACATGTTTGACTGGTCAACGTTAGGTTTAGGTGTTATCACCAGTTATCACCTCAAGTTAAGCATTATGTGTTCAGTTATGAGACATTAACTTATGTATAAATAAAGtttattattatcttaataAAACATAATGCATACAGTTATGGGCAAAATACTGGGTAAGCTAGTTACTGattgaaaaataaatttaaaaaaacacagaagcTACACCGAGTGTAAAAAttgatgtttttaaaacaattttgattagtgtttgtgttcatttagCTTACCTGTTTCGTTTTAACTGTCTGCTTACATGAAAGTGTAGATTTTATTTCGTCTGTGAATGTGCACCACTTTTCTTTCAAAGAATACAATTCAAATAAGCGCTGCTGCTCTTACAGTAATTTCTTATATAGCCTACATAAtaaatacgtctgtgtaggaaaaggcttcttgagacgtcatctgtacttctgtgaagaaggtgtcggacgtttcgctcctcatccaaagagcttcgtcagcgaactaataagtgctggtagcttaggccttaaatacagtaagagtgggcggaattggtgtgccagcaccctcctactattggttccttacactaagcctgggcggagtagtggtataattctatcctgctattaacacctccgataaaagggaagtgtcgctccctgaattgggtatgaacgactctgatactggctcgttagcatctattgttctagctcggccctggctccacctcatttgcaagactaagagctgtgggttttggtctcagtaacctgctgaacacaagGTCCAAAttacgagccagtatcagagtcgttcatacccaactcagggagcgacatttcccttttatcggaggtgctaatgtcaggagaggattataccactactccgcccaggcttagtgtaaggaaccaataggaggagggtgttggcacaccaattccgcccactcttactgtatttaaggcctaggctaccagcacttattagtttgctgatgAAGCTCTCCGTTGCACACAGCAATCTGTTTTCGTTTCTGACCTTGTACTTTGCGAATGCAAATGAAATTATCCTACCCTGCAGCATGCTGACACATCCAAGTGCTAATCACTGCCAATCTCtcattgtttgttcttaaacctgattggacgttaatagatgcagtCACTGAGGCATATTATGTGAGAAAATGTCTTGTCTTGCTGTAAATGACATCATAACGGTAAAGTTCGGAGTCATtaatgtcaaagtccaagtcgagttgcaagtatTTCATatattctacttttttttctgtctatACTTATCGatgcaccaacccaccagaACCGTATTGTGTGAACTACACAACTACACATgaccctcatttatcacggtcattggttccagatccaaccgcgataagtgaatttccatgaagtagaacctgtttacgatcttttaaatacattttggacCTTAtcagagccctcaagacatgaaataacactcatacAATCACCTTTACAATTGtcttacccagtatagtagagataatcagagaaaatatgacatattagacataaatgagataacatagactcacatgttagcagttccttgtgttcttttctggacagcgtacttccagcATACTTGCAAGACATTGA contains:
- the nat16 gene encoding histidine N-acetyltransferase isoform X1; this translates as MFSAPYRQDNLPKTCCFMMKIDTSLITPQLPEALSQAGLQFTVATEEDFDDIMAMSQDIYGGLDYLPTRYTSWLQESNRTVILARKQGKVIALESVCVIDDGETMLVEGLRVAPQERGKGVAGVLLRFCSDLVKSKYPEVKVSRLTRDDQLGPKDFQKYRIITKQGILLVRFRAEDLKLRLSDLGGHVQPPLSTFFSNGPPVRLDNSTINRLYLTTDLMREVLPNATIIQDWQPFKPLPRNMAILMKKDIDWMVDDVSKPTVGSLCTFPFKVPIGDDWYYLNIDMFGKDLDLVRQQFLCHLQRHTATLKGHVMCQMFLDPPLWKPMVDFCRDTLKVELVKGYTEQCVVESDVM
- the nat16 gene encoding histidine N-acetyltransferase isoform X2; this translates as MMKIDTSLITPQLPEALSQAGLQFTVATEEDFDDIMAMSQDIYGGLDYLPTRYTSWLQESNRTVILARKQGKVIALESVCVIDDGETMLVEGLRVAPQERGKGVAGVLLRFCSDLVKSKYPEVKVSRLTRDDQLGPKDFQKYRIITKQGILLVRFRAEDLKLRLSDLGGHVQPPLSTFFSNGPPVRLDNSTINRLYLTTDLMREVLPNATIIQDWQPFKPLPRNMAILMKKDIDWMVDDVSKPTVGSLCTFPFKVPIGDDWYYLNIDMFGKDLDLVRQQFLCHLQRHTATLKGHVMCQMFLDPPLWKPMVDFCRDTLKVELVKGYTEQCVVESDVM